One part of the Rutidosis leptorrhynchoides isolate AG116_Rl617_1_P2 chromosome 1, CSIRO_AGI_Rlap_v1, whole genome shotgun sequence genome encodes these proteins:
- the LOC139885671 gene encoding L-ascorbate oxidase-like, which yields MALTRLTPICLLVYFCYFGVLLSSTLASKARHFEWEVEYMYGAPDCLENVVMGINGQFPGPTIKARVGDTVVVHLTNKLHTEGVVIHWHGIRQLGTPWADGTASISQCAINPGETFEYRFKVDKAGTYFYHGHYGMQRSAGLYGLLIVDVEEGKKEPFNYDGEFNLLLSDWWHKDIHEQEVDLSANPMRWIGEPQSLLLNGRGQYNCSLAAAHNSNGGLPGCKFKGNEKCAPNILHVKPNRTYRLRVASTTALASLNLAIGNHKMVMVEADGNYIEPFSVNDFDIYSGETYSVLFKTDQNPNENYWISVGVRGREPKTPQGLVILHYKSTTASKLPRLAPPQTPLWNDYVHSKTFSNKILALSGSPKPPTTYHRRIFLLNTQNRIDGYTKWAINNVSLTLPPTPYLGSIKHGFTEAFNQKSPPDTFHDTYDIMRPPANPNTTYGNGVYMLKFNNTIDVILQNANALNANVSEIHPWHLHGHDFWVLGYGEGKFSKNDEKKLNLINPPLRNTAVIFPYGWTALRFVTDNPGVWAFHCHIEPHLHMGMGVVFAEGVHLVRNIPNEALSCGLTGKMLMSGNHD from the exons ATGGCTCTTACCAGGCTTACACCTATTTGTTTACTTGTATACTTTTGTTATTTTGGGGTGTTATTGAGCTCTACTTTGGCCTCAAAAGCTAGACATTTCGAATGGGAAGTCGAATACATGTACGGTGCACCTGATTGTTTAGAAAATGTTGTGATGGGCATCAACGGTCAGTTCCCTGGCCCGACCATTAAAGCTCGAGTTGGGGACACCGTTGTTGTCCATCTTACTAACAAACTCCATACGGAAGGAGTTGTTATTCATTGGCATGGAATTAGACAG CTTGGAACACCATGGGCTGATGGAACTGCATCTATATCACAATGTGCTATAAATCCTGGAGAAACATTTGAATACAGGTTCAAGGTTGATAAG GCAGGTACATACTTTTATCATGGACATTATGGGATGCAAAGATCAGCAGGATTGTATGGGTTACTAATAGTAGACGTTGAAGAAGGGAAAAAAGAACCATTCAATTATGATGGAGAGTTTAATTTGTTGCTGAGTGATTGGTGGCATAAAGATATTCATGAACAAGAGGTTGATCTCTCTGCTAATCCGATGCGTTGGATAGGTGAACCACAA AGTCTGTTGTTGAATGGAAGAGGGCAATACAATTGTTCATTAGCAGCGGCGCATAATAGCAACGGTGGTCTTCCAGGGTGCAAGTTTAAGGGAAACGAAAAATGCGCACCAAACATTCTACATGTAAAGCCAAACAGAACATACAGACTCAGGGTGGCAAGCACTACTGCTTTAGCTTCACTCAACCTTGCCATTGGG aaccACAAAATGGTGATGGTTGAGGCTGATGGGAACTACATTGAACCATTTTCGGTAAACGACTTCGACATATACTCGGGTGAAACCTACTCGGTCCTATTCAAAACCGACCAAAATCCTAACGAGAATTATTGGATTTCGGTCGGCGTTAGAGGACGAGAACCAAAAACGCCTCAAGGCTTAGTTATATTACACTATAAATCCACAACTGCATCAAAACTTCCTAGACTCGCACCGCCACAAACCCCTCTTTGGAATGACTACGTCCATAGCAAAACATTCTCTAATAAAATACTTGCCCTTTCAGGATCACCAAAGCCTCCCACCACATACCATCGACGAATTTTCCTACTCAATACACAAAATCGAATAGATGGTTACACTAAGTGGGCCATCAACAATGTGTCATTAACCCTACCTCCAACCCCTTACTTAGGATCAATAAAACATGGTTTCACCGAAGCGTTTAACCAAAAAAGTCCACCCGACACGTTCCATGACACGTATGACATTATGAGGCCCCCGGCGAACCCTAACACCACCTATGGAAATGGTGTTTATATGCTAAAATTTAACAATACAATTGATGTGATACTACAAAATGCCAATGCATTAAATGCAAATGTGAGTGAGATACATCCTTGGCATCTTCATGGACATGACTTTTGGGTGTTGGGATATGGTGAAGGGAAGTTTTCTAAGAACGACGAAAAGAAATTAAATTTGATAAATCCACCACTGAGGAATACAGCGGTAATATTCCCTTATGGGTGGACCGCGTTAAGATTTGTGACTGATAATCCAGGTGTGTGGGCGTTTCATTGTCATATAGAGCCACATTTGCATATGGGCATGGGTGTGGTTTTCGCCGAAGGGGTTCATCTTGTGCGCAACATACCAAATGAGGCCCTGTCTTGTGGCTTAACTGGTAAGATGTTGATGAGCGGAAACCACGACTAG